The genomic region GCAAGGAAGTCGACCGTCTCGACGTCATCTATGACGAGCTCGGAGGTCCCTACGATGCCGTGCTCATGCTGCACGTCCTCCAGCACGTCGAGCCGAAGGATCTGGCCCCGGTGCTCGGCAAGGTCGCCGACGCTCTGCGCCCGGGCGGCCAGTACCTGGTCTCGGTACCCCGCGGCGAGGGCAGCGGTTGGGAGGTCGGGGAGTCGGGCAGGTCGTACTACCGGGCACTGCGAACCGAGGACGAGCTCCTCGACGCGCTGCGCGATGCCGGACTCGCGCCGGTGTGGACCGATCGGTCGCCCGAGGACGGCGGGTGGCTCGTGGTGATGGCTCGACGGGGCGTGGCGGGTCGCTGAGCCCTGCCGGAACCTGCAGCGCACCGGGCGCGTGCCTCGCCCTTGGACGTCGGGGGACCATGGGTGGGTGAACCGGCTCGCCGACGCGCAGTCCCCGTACCTCCAGCAGCACGCCGGCAACCCCGTCGACTGGTGGGAGTGGAGCGACGAAGCCTTCGCCGTCGCGCGCGAGCTCGATCGCCCCGTGCTGCTGAGCGTCGGCTACGCCGCGTGCCACTGGTGCCACGTCATGGCGCACGAGTCCTTCGAGGACGCTGCCACGGCGGACTTCATGAACGCCCACTTCGTCAACATCAAGGTCGACCGCGAGGAGCGGCCCGACGTGGACGCGGTGTACATGCGCGCCACGCAGGCAATGACGGGCCATGGCGGCTGGCCCATGACGTGCGTGCTGACCCCCGAGGGCGAGCCCTTCTTCGCCGGCACCTACTTCCCGCCGGAGGCCACGGCCAACGCTCCGGCGTTCACCCAGGTCCTGCAGGCCCTCGCCGAGGCGTGGAGAGAACGTCGCGACGAGGTCACCACGGTGGGGCGCGACGTCGTCGCCCACCTCCAGGACGCGCGCGACCCGGGCGGTGACCTCCTGTCGACCGACGACCTCGACGAAGCCGTCGCGACCCTGGCGCGCACGTACGACGCGGAGGCGGCCGGCTTCGGCTCGGCGCCGAAGTTCCCGCCGTCGATGGTGCTGGAGTTCCTGCTGCGCCACCACGACCGCACCGGCGCGCAGGCATCGCTCGACATGGTCGACGCGACGTGCACCGCGATGGCCCGCGGCGGCCTCTACGACCAGCTCTCCGGCGGTTTCGCGCGCTACAGCGTCGACCGGTACTGGCGCGTCCCCCACTTCGAGAAGATGCTCTACGACAACGCCCTGCTGCTGCGCGTCTACCTGCACTGGTGGCGGGCCACCGGGTCGGCGCTGGCGGAACGGGTCGCCCGGGAAACGGCAGCCTTCCTGCTGCGCGAGCTCCGCACGGACGAGGGTGGCTTCGCCGCGGCGCTCGACGCCGACAGCGCCGACGCGAGGGGCGACGTCCACGAGGGCACGTTCTACGTCTGGAACCCGAACGACCTGATGCGGCTGCTCGGCGCGAAGGACGGGGCCTGGGCGGTCAGCCTGCTGGGCGTCACGGGCGTCGGCACGTTCGAGCGCGGCTACTCCACGCTGCAGCTCCACGAGGATCCCGATGACCAGGAACGGTGGGAGCGGGTCCGTGCGGCGCTGCTCGGGGCCCGTGCCCGACGCACCCGCCCCGCGCGCGACGACAAGGTCGTGGCGTCGTGGAACGGCTGGACCATCACCGCGCTGGTCGAGGCTGGGGTCCTGCTGCAGGACCCCTCGCTCACGACGGCGGCGATCGAGGCGGCCCAGCTCCTGGTGCGGGTGCATCTGGTCGACGGGCGGCTCGTGCGCACCTCCCGCGACGGCGCGGCCAGCCGGAACGCCGGTGTCCTGGAGGACCACGCTGCGGTGGCCGAAGCCTTTCTGGCGGTGCTCGGCGTCACGGGCGACGCGGTCTGGCTCGAGCGCGCGCTGGCGCTGCTCGAGCGGGTGGTCACGGACTTCGCCGATCCCGAGGGCGGCTTCGTCGACGCGCCCGGCGACGGGCTCGTGCTGGCGCCGCGCGACGTCGCTGACAACGCCTATCCGTCGGGTGTCAGTGCGGCGGCGACCGCCTTGCTCGCTGCCGCGGCGGTCACGGGCGACGGGCGCTGGCGCGACGCCGCCGAGCGAGCGGTCGAGTCGGCCTCGCCCACAGCGCACGCAGCACCTCGCTTCGGCGGGCAGACGCTCGCCGTGGCCGAGGCGATGCACGCCGGCCCGGTTGAGGTGGCCGTGGTGGGCGCGCCCGGCGAGCGCGACGCGATGTTGCGGGCGGCCTGGTCGCTCACCTCGCCCGGCGCCGTCGTGGTCGGCGGCGAGCCCGGGCTCGACGTCCCCCTGTTCGCCTCGCGCACGACCCGCGACGACCTCCCTACCGCCTACCTCTGTCGCGGCTTCGTCTGCCAGACCCCCGTCACCGATCCCGACGCCCTCCCCACCCTCACCTGAGTGCCGCTCGCGAGAGACTTTGTTGGTGGCGAGGAGAGACTTTGTTGCCGCGCGTCAGCAACAAACTCGCTCCTGACCACCAACAAACTCTCTCGTGACCACCAACAATCTCTCTCGCGAGCGGTACGGGTTGAGGGGTCAGCGCTGGTCGTAGGCGAGCAGGCTGATGCCGATGTAGTGCACGACGAACGCGGCGATCGTGAGGGTGTGGAACACCTCGTGGAAGCCGAACCAGCGGGGCCACGGGTTGGGCCACTTGAAGCCATAGACCACCGCGCCGAGCGTGTAGAGGGCGCCGCCGACGACCATCAGCACGATCACCGCCGTGCTGGCCTCGTCGACGAACTCGCCCCAGTAGAGGACCGCGGCCCAGCCGAGCGCCACGTAGAGCGGCACGTAGATCCACCGCGGTGCGCCGACCCAGAACACCCGGAACAGCATGCCGATCACGGCGCCACCCCACACGATGCTGAGCATGACGATCGCGTGCTCGGTGCTGAGCAGCAGCAGCGAGAACGGGGTGTAGGAGCCAGCGATGAGCAGGAAGATGTTGGCGTGGTCGATGCGCTTCCAGACCATGCGGCCCTGCTCCGACCAGGTGCGCGTGTGATAGATCGCGCTGCAGCTGAAGAGCAGCAGCGCCGACACCATGAACACCGCGGCACCGGCGCGGACGACGACGTCGTCGGCGAGGACCATCATGACCAGGAACGAGATGAACGACAGTGGCGCGACGGCGGCGTGCAGCCAGCCGCGCAGCCGAGGCTTGATCTCGTCCAAGGTTTGGGGAAAACGACCAAGGACAGGCTCTTCGGTGATCGAGCTGGTCTCCGGCATGGCGTTAGATTAGCCCCCATGGGTCTGAGCTCCCTCGCGTACGGGACGTACGAGCGCCGCCTCGCGCGGCGGCTCGATCCGCAGCGGACCCCTCACCACATCGGCGCGATCGTCGACGGAAATCGCCGGTGGGCCAAGGATTCCGGGCGCGACCTCGAGAGCGGCTACCACGCGGGCGCCGCGAAGATCGACGAGTTCCTCGGGTGGTGCCACGAGCTCGGCGTGCGCATCGTCACGTTCTGGGTGCTCTCGACCGACAATCTGCAGCGGTCCGAGGCCGAGGTGCGCAGCATCCTGGGGGCCGTCGAGGAGCTCGTCGAGCGGCTCGCCGACGACGGCCGCTGGAACCTGCGCCTCATCGGCAGCCTCGACCTCCTGCCGGCCGAGTCGGCCGCTCGCCTGAAGCGCGCGATCGAGGCCAGCACCGGCACCGAGCTCCAGGTCAACATCTGCGTCGGCTACGGCGGACGCCAGGAGCTCACCGACGCGATGCGCTCCCTGCTTCTGGAGGAGTCCTCGAAGGGACGCTCGCTCGAGGACGTCGCCAGCACCCTCGTGGTCGACGACATCGCCGAGCACCTCTACACCAAGGGCCAGCCCGATCCCGACCTCGTGATCCGCACCTCGGGGGAGCAGCGACTCTCGGGCTTCCTGCTGTGGCAGAGCGTCCACTCGGAGTTCTACTTCACCGACGTGCTCTGGCCGGCGCTGCGCCGGGTCGACCTGCTGCGCGCGGTGCGCTCCTACGCCAACCGCGAGCGCCGTTTCGGGGCGTGACGCGACTCGTCCCTCGTCGCTCCGCCGGCTCGTTCCTCGCCGGCGCCGGGCTGCGCCCGGGTCACTGCCTCGCCTACGGCTCGGCCCGTGGTGCGGCCATCGCCTCGGCTCCGGTCCAGGCGTGCGCTCAGAGTTCACGCGGGTGAAATGTGCCACTCAGCGTGTCGCCGCTCCCGGGCGCGGGTGCGGGCGTAACTTGCGAGTGTGTTGATGCTCGCCCCTGAGCCAGACCGCCCCACTCGCACCGACGACTAGGGCCGGCGCAGGGCGCGCGCGGGCTCGGTAGGGAGAACAGCCATGGCTGTCCACGAGAACCTGCGACGCACGTACGTCATCGACACGAGCGTGCTCCTGGCGGATCCGGGGGCCCTGACCCGGTTCCACGAGCACGAGGTCGTCGTGCCCGTGGTCGTGATCACCGAGCTCGAGGCGAAGCGACACCACCCCGAGCTGGGGTACTTCGCCCGGTCGGCGCTGCGCTACCTCGACGACCTCCGGGTGCAGCACGGCACGCTGGATGCGGCCCTGCCGATCGGTGATGAGGGCGGCACGCTCCGGGTCGAGCTGAACCACATCGACTCGTCCTCCCTCCCGGCGGGATTCCGCCTCGGTGACAACGACACCCGCATCCTCAGCGTGGCCAAGAACCTCGCCGACGAGGGGCGGAGCGTCACGCTCGTGTCCAAGGACCTGCCGATGCGCGTCAAGGCCTCGGCGGTCGGCCTCGCGGCCGAGGAGTACCGCGCCGAGCTGGCGCTCGAGTCGGGCTGGACCGGCATGCGCGAGCTCGAGGTCGACGTCGCCGACCTCGACACGCTCTACGAGACCGGCTCGCTCGAGCTGGAGGAGGCCGCCGAGCTGCCCTGCCACACGGGCCTGGTGCTGCTCAGCGACAAGGGCAGCGGACTCGGGCGCGTCCGGGCCGACAAGAGCGTGCAGCTCGTCCGCGGTGACCGCGAGGCCTTCGGCGTCCATGGCCGGTCGGCCGAGCAGCGGGTCGCGCTCGACCTCCTGCTCGACCCGGAGATCGGCATCGTGTCCCTCGGGGGCCGGGCCGGCACCGGCAAGTCGGCGATGGCCCTGTGCGCGGGGCTCGAGGCGACGCTGGAGCGCGGCCTGCACAAGAAGGTCGTGATCTTCCGGCCGCTCTACGCCGTCGGCGGCCAGGAGCTCGGCTACCTCCCGGGCAGCGAGTCCGAGAAGATGGGCCCGTGGGGCCAGGCGGTCTACGACACGCTCGGCGCGGTGACGTCACCGGCCGTGATCGAGGAGATCCTGGATCGCGGGATGCTCGAGGTGCTGCCGCTGACCCACATCCGGGGTCGCTCGCTCCACGACTCGTTCGTCATCGTCGACGAGGCGCAGTCACTGGAGCGCAACGTGCTCCTGACCGTGCTGTCGCGCATCGGCGCCAACTCCAAGGTCGTCCTGACGCACGACGTCGCCCAGCGTGACAACCTGCGCGTCGGACGCCACGACGGTGTCGTGGCGGTCGTGGAGAAGCTCAAGGGGCACCCGCTGTTCGCCCACGTCACCCTGACGCGCTCGGAGCGGTCGCCCGTGGCCGCGCTGGTGACGGAGATGCTCGAGGACGTCACGCTCTGACGCGTCGGCACCCTCACGACACGGTCCGTCCGGTCGGTCTCGGCGGACCGTGTCGTGTGCCACAGTGGTCCACGTGACCAGCCGAGGGAGGGGGCACGTCGCCGTCGTGACGGCGGGCGCGCTCGTCATGGGGAGCCTGACGGCGTGCGCCTCCGGGGCGCGCGACGTCGACCCGGGCGAGCCCACGACCGTGCGCTGGTACGTCGACGACGCCCCCCGCTACGCGGCACTCGCCCGGACGTGCAGCGACGGCTCCGCCGGCGAGTTCCGTCTGGAGCTCGTCGAGGCGCCCTCCCACCCGACCGAGCGACGGATCGACCTGCTGCAGCGTCTCAGGACCGGCGACGAGCTCGACGTCATCGGCCTCGACACCGCCCTGGTCGCCGAGCTCGCCGCGTCCGGGTTGCTCGCCGACCTCGCCGACTCCGACGCCGACGACCTCACGGAGGGACGCACCGAGGCGTCCGTCGAGGCCGTCACCGTCGACGGCACGGTCGTCGCGGCCCCCTGGACCTACGAGCCCCAGGTGCTGTTCCACCGAGGGTCGACCGCCGAGCGAGCCGGCCTGGACATGACCGCGCCGGTCACCTGGAACCAGCTGAGCGGCGGTGCCGACCGAATCGGCGGATCCCTGCAGGTCGCGGGCACGACCACCGACTGGGTGCGGGCGCTCGTCGCCGGCGCGGCCGACGAGGAGACCGCGGATCTCGACGACCTGCTCACGGGGCTGGCGGGGGCACCGGGCGAGACCGCCGGAGGCGTCGTCCGCACCTACGCCGCGTCCGACGTCGGGCCCGGTCCCTCGCCCGACGCCGCCTCGGCGTTCGTGGCGCCGGGCGGTGCGTTCCTCGTCGGACCTGCCTCGCTCCTGCGCTTACCGGGCCTCGCGCCGGTCGTCGGGGAGCTGCAGGTCGCGCCGTACCCGCTGGCGTCGGCCTCCGCCCAGACGTCGCGCTCGCCCCTCGGCGGGACCGCGCTGGCGGTCGCCGGCACCGCCGTCGACGAGGACGTCGCCGTCGAGGCGATCACCTGCCTCACGGCGGCCCGGGCCCAGACGTCCCTGGCCACGACGACGGGGCACCTGCCCACCCTCACCGAGGCGCTCGGGTCGACCGAGGTCGCCTCGGCCTTCGGCGACGACCTCGCGGTCGTGCGGGAGGCCCTCGACGGGGGCGTCCCGGAGCCGGTCGCCGCGCAGGCCCACCTCGTGGCCGCGGCGATCGAGGCGGGATGGGCGCCCGTCACGGACGTGCGGACCACCACTCCGGCGAGCTCGGCCGGCGAGGCCCGCCGCCTGCTGGACGGTGGTCTGGCGTGAGCACGCTCGAGGTCGTCGACGCGAGCCGTCGCGCGACGCGCGGCCAGCTCGGTCGAGGGGCCCCGGGGCTCGTGCTCCTCGGCCTCGTGGTGCTGGTGCCGCTCGGCTGGCTCGCGTGGCTGTCGCTGCACGACGCCGGCCCCGGCTCGACGGGACCGTGGGTCGGTATCGACCACTACGTCGCGGTGCTCGGATCGTCGTCGTGGTGGACCGCCATCGCCACCACTGCGGTGATCACCGCAGGGCTCGTGGTCAGCCAGCTCGTGCTCGCCCTGGCGTTCGCGGTCGCTCTCTGGCACCTCTCGGTGCTGTGGTGGCCCCTGCGCTTCCTCGCCCTCGTCCCGGCCGGGATCGGGCTGGTCGTGGGCGCCGAGGCCGGTCGGGCCGCGGTCGACGGCGGATTCCTCGCGACGTGGTTCGACCTGGACGGCAGCGGCGCCTCCGCGGCCCTGGTCGGGGTCGTGCTCGGGGAGCTCTGGCGTACCACCGGGCTGGTCGTGGTGCTGGTCCACGCCGGACTGGTGCGCGTCCCGGCGCCGCTGCTCGACGCGGCCGTGGCCGACGGTGCGACCCCGTGGCAGCGGTGGCGGCGGGTGGTCTGGCCCGCGCTCACCCCCGCGCTGGTCGGCATCGTCATCTTCCGACTGCTCGACTCGTGGCGCCTGCTCGACGGTCCGTGGCTCGTGCGCGAGGAGGGCTCGTTCCGCACCACGGCCTCGGCCGTCGTCGCCGACAACGCCTTCGGCACGTTCGCGACCGGCCCGGCCGCTGCGGCCGGAGTCGTGCTGGTTGTCCTCGCCCTGCTGCTCGCCACCCTGGCGCTGGGCGTCGCGAGGCTGGTGAGGGCGCGATGACCCCCACCATCCCGTCGGTCCGCTCGAGGCTGTCGGCCGCCCTCGTCGCGTTCGTGGTCGGCTTCGGCCTGGCTAATCTTGCGATCTTCACGATCCCACCGCCGGACCAGGTCCTCTGGGTCGTGGTCGCGGGGGTCCTGATGCTCACGAGTGCCTGGGGCGTGCTGGTCGCCGACTCGCCGCGGCGGGTGTCGGTCTGGGCCGTGCTGGGCGCCGAGGCGTTCGCCGTTTTCACGCTCGTGCCGCTCCTGTGGTTGGTCGCCCTCACGACCGGTGGCGGATCGACCCCCACGTCGCTGTGGCCCGAGGTGTGGAGCGGGAGCGGGTTCCGTGAGCTGGCCGACGACGCCGTCCTGCGCGAGGCCGCGGTCCTGTCGGTCGCGGCTGCAGGTCTGGCCACGCTCCTGGCGGCGCTGCCTGCACTCGGACTCGCGCTGCTGCTGGTCCGCTCGCGCTGGCGGTTCCGCCGCTTCGTCCGCGTCGCCGCGGGCACGGCCGCACTGCTCCCCGCCGTCGCGCTCGCGGTGGGGGCGGGTGACCTCGTGCTGCGCGCCGACCTCGTCTCGTCGCCCCTGCTCCGGGTCACGATCGTCCAGCTGGCGATCGCCGTGCCGCTGGCGACCTGGGTCTTCGTGACGGCACTCCACGCGGCGCCGTGGAGCCTCGTCGAGGCCGCGCGCGTCGACGGGGCCCGGGGGCGCACCGTGCTCGTGCGCGTGCTGCTGCCCACCGTCGGCCCGGCCCTGCTCGTGGGTCTGGCGCTGACCGTCGTCGTGACCGCCCAGGACCTCGCACTCGCCACCTCCGTCACCGGGTCCCAGGCCACGACCTTGCCCGCGGCGCTGTTCGACCGGGCCCGAGATCCTGGATCCGTGGCCGTCGTCGCGGCCACGGGTCTGTGCTGGGGCGTTCCCGTCGCGGTGCTCGCCCTCGTGGCACCCCGCACCATCACCCGTCTTCTGGGAGGGTCGTACCGATGAGTTCCCTGCAGCTGCGCGGCGTCACCGTCGCCGGACCCACCGGTCCACCGCTCCTCGACGCCGTCGACCTCGACGTGGCCGACGGCGAGTCGGTCGCGGTCATCGGCCCCTCGGCGGCCGCCCGCACGGCGCTCCTGCGCACGATCGTCGGCCTGCAGGCACCCGACGAGGGCGAGATCCTGATCGACGACGTCGACGTCGCGGGTCGTGCTCCCCGCCGACGCGACGTCGCGATGGTGTTCGCCGACCATGCACTGCACCCGCGCCGCGACGTCCTGGACAACCTGACCTTCGCCGCCACGCTGCGTCGCAAGCACGACCGGGCCGAGCTGGCCGACCGCGTGGAGCAGGTCGTGGACGACCTCGCGCTGCGGGACGTGCTCGACCTGCGTCCGGACCGCCTCGGCACCGACCAGCAGCAGCGGGTGGCGATCGGGCGCAGCCTCGTGCGCGACGCCAGCGTGTGGCTCTTCGACGATCCGTTCGCGGCGCAGTCCGAGCGGGTCCGTCCGCACCTGCGGTCGGTCGTGCTGCGCTGGCAGACCGATCGCGACCGGACGTCGTTGATCACGACGTCGTCGGTCGACGAGGCGCTGAGTCTCGTCGGTCGCGTGGCGGTGCTGCACCAGGGGCGGATCCGCCAGGTCGGCTCCCCGCAGGAGCTCTACGACGACCCGGCCGACATGTTCGTCGCGGGCTACCTCGGATCGCCGCCGATGAACCTGCTGCCCGCGTTCCGCGACGGCGACCAGCTCGTCACCCCGCTCGCGACGATCCTGGTCGACGACCGGCTCGAACGCGCCATCGGCGACCGGCCGGTCGTGATCGCCGGCATCCGACCCGAGCACTGCCTCGACGCGACCCGCGGACCGGTCGACGTGGTCGGCGGGGTCGAGTTCACGACCAGGGTCGACGACGTCGAGTGGCGGGCCCGGTCGCAGTACGCGTTCCTGGGCTTCGACCTGGACCCGGCGCTCTCGGAGGTCCTCGACGAGGTCGAGGAGATGTTCGAGTTCGACCTCTTCCAGAACTTCCTCGTGGCCCAGGTGCCGACCGAGACGCCCGTGCGAGCCGGGCAGTCGTTGCACGTGGTCGTGCCGCACGCGGCCATCGCGCTGTTCGACCCGGACACGGGCGAGAACCTCACGCGGTGAGGCCGCGGCTCATCGGCGGAGCCGTGGCGGGCCTGTCGGCGCTGGCCTACGGGATGCTCGCGCTGCGCCACCACGCCCGCTTCGAGGTGCGGTCGTGGGACCTCGCGATCTTCGAACAGGCCATCGCCGGCTACGCACGGCTCGATGCGCCGATCGTCGACGTCAAGGGGCCCGGCTTCCACGTGCTGGGCGACCACTTCTCCCCGATCACGGCGCTCACCGCGCCGGTGTACCGGTTGCTCCCCGGGCCGCAGACGCTGCTGCTGGTCCAGGTGCTCCTCGTGGCCTGGGCGCTGTACGTCGTCACGGCGCTCGCGGTGCGCCGCCTCGGTGCCGTCACGGGGACGGTCCTGGGGGTGCTGTGCGCGACGTCGTTCGGGGTGCAGTCCGCGATCGACGCCGAGTTCCACGAGGTGGCCTTCGCCGCGCCGCTGCTGGCGCTGGCCGGTGCGGCCTGGGTCGAGCACCGGTACACGGCCGTCGCGGTGTGGTCCGTGCCGCTCGTGCTGGTCAAGGAGGACCTCGGCATCACGGTCATGGTCGTCGGCGCTCTCCTGTGGTGGGCCGGAGAGCGAAGGCTCGGTGGCCTGACGGCCGCCGCGGGTCTCGTGGGATTCGTCGTCGCGGTCGTCGTGGTGCTTCCGGCCTTCAACGACGCCGGGTCGTATGCCTACACCGGCAACCTCGGCGGCAACGCCGGGCTGGTCGACACAGTGCTCGCCGAGCCGGGCACCAAGCTCGGCGCGCTGCTCCTGACGCTCGCGGTCACGGGCTTCGCGGCGCTGTGGTCACGGTGGGTGCTCGTCGTCGTCCCGACGTTCCTCTGGCGGTTCGCCGGCGACGTGCCGACCTACTGGGGGATCGAGTGGCACTACTCCCTGGTGCTGATGCCGGTCGTGTTCTGCGCAGCCGTGGAGGCGGTCGAGCGGCTCCCGCGACTTCGGTGGCTCGTCCCGATCGGCGTCGGGGTCTCGGCCGTGCTCCTCGTCGGATCTCCACTGCGCGAGCTCGCCGATCCCGAGACGTATCGCGACACCCCTCGCGCCGCCGCCGCGCGGGAGGCGATCGACCTGCTCCCGGAGGGCGCCTCGGTCGAGACCGACATCGCCCTGCTCAGCCACGTCGTGACCGATCACCGGGCCTACTGGACGGGCACGATCGGCGATGTCACCCCGGAGTACGTCCTGTTCGACACGCGCGTGGGGATCGGCTCGCCCCTCGAGCCGACGACGTGGGCGCAGACCGTGCACGGCGGGCAGTGGGTCACGGTCTACGCCGACGAGGGGATCGTCCTGGCGAAGCGGGAACGCTGACCGACGTCCGTGGTGACGGACCAGCGGCCACGGACCGGGGGCCCGAGGTGCCGGTTCGGGTCAGCTGACGGTTCCCGGCCTGATGTGCGCGCAAAGTCAGCCAGAAGGGGTGTCCCGAGAGGTGTTTGCGCGCACATCTGGGGGAGGCGGTGGGCCGAGGGCCGCCTCGGCCCACCGCGTCTGGTCCATGCCGCTGGTCCGGGCACGACGGCGAGCGGTCACGTGATGGTTGGTGCGAGGTCGGCTCAGGGGTGGGTCATGCTCATGACGTCGAGAGCCGTGTCGAGCTGCTCCTCGGTGAGCTCGCCGCGCTCGACGTACCCCTCCTGGAGCACGACCTCGCGGATCGTCTTGCGCTCCTTCACGGCGATCTTGGCGACCTTGGCCGCGTTCTCGTACCCGATGTGACGGTTGAGCGGGGTGACGACCGACGGGCTCGACTCCGCGAGCTCGAGGCACCGCTCCTCGTTGGCGGTGATGCCGTCGATGCAGCGGTCGGCCAGCACGCGCGAGGCGTTGCCGATCAGGCGGATCGACTCCAGGATGTTGCGACCGATGACGGGCAGCATGACGTTGAGCTCGAACGAGCCCGACGCCCCGGCCGTGGCGATCGTGGCGTCGTTGCCGATGACCTGGGCCGCCACCATGAGCGTGGCCTCGGGCAGGACGGGATTGACCTTGCCGGGCATGATGCTCGAGCCGGGCTGCAGGTCGGGCAGGTTGATCTCGCCCAGGCCCGTGCGCGGGCCCGAGCCCATCCAGCGCAGGTCGTTGCAGATCTTGGTGAGGCTGACGGCGATGGTCCTGAGCTGGCCCGAGAGCTC from Aeromicrobium sp. Sec7.5 harbors:
- a CDS encoding DUF2079 domain-containing protein; amino-acid sequence: MRPRLIGGAVAGLSALAYGMLALRHHARFEVRSWDLAIFEQAIAGYARLDAPIVDVKGPGFHVLGDHFSPITALTAPVYRLLPGPQTLLLVQVLLVAWALYVVTALAVRRLGAVTGTVLGVLCATSFGVQSAIDAEFHEVAFAAPLLALAGAAWVEHRYTAVAVWSVPLVLVKEDLGITVMVVGALLWWAGERRLGGLTAAAGLVGFVVAVVVVLPAFNDAGSYAYTGNLGGNAGLVDTVLAEPGTKLGALLLTLAVTGFAALWSRWVLVVVPTFLWRFAGDVPTYWGIEWHYSLVLMPVVFCAAVEAVERLPRLRWLVPIGVGVSAVLLVGSPLRELADPETYRDTPRAAAAREAIDLLPEGASVETDIALLSHVVTDHRAYWTGTIGDVTPEYVLFDTRVGIGSPLEPTTWAQTVHGGQWVTVYADEGIVLAKRER